From the genome of Streptococcus marmotae, one region includes:
- a CDS encoding YigZ family protein — protein MKEYRTITADGLTEEEIKKSRFICHLKRVKTEDEARDFINYIKKEHYRATHNCSAFILGEQMEIKRSSDDGEPSGTAGVPMLTVLENNHLTNVVAVVTRYFGGVKLGAGGLIRAYAGAVAHGLAEIGMVVVKEQQGIAITMSYSQYQEFANWRATHDLEEYDTAFLADIQTMIFVDKENTQNIIDSLTEFYHGKVQVKTAEFRVVEVPVHCVSGFL, from the coding sequence ATGAAAGAATATCGTACTATTACTGCTGACGGTCTGACAGAAGAAGAAATCAAAAAATCACGATTTATTTGCCATTTGAAAAGAGTAAAAACAGAAGATGAAGCTCGTGATTTTATTAACTACATCAAAAAAGAACATTACCGCGCCACCCATAACTGCTCTGCTTTTATCTTGGGAGAACAGATGGAAATCAAACGCTCATCTGATGACGGTGAACCCTCTGGAACTGCTGGTGTTCCTATGCTAACCGTTTTGGAAAATAATCACTTGACTAATGTAGTAGCCGTTGTAACACGCTATTTTGGAGGTGTTAAGCTGGGGGCTGGCGGATTAATTCGTGCTTATGCAGGGGCTGTTGCACATGGTCTAGCCGAAATTGGTATGGTCGTAGTTAAGGAACAGCAAGGGATTGCTATTACAATGAGTTATTCTCAGTATCAAGAATTTGCCAACTGGCGTGCAACTCATGATTTAGAAGAATACGATACGGCATTCTTAGCAGATATTCAAACCATGATTTTTGTCGATAAAGAAAATACTCAGAATATCATCGATAGCTTGACCGAGTTTTACCACGGAAAAGTCCAAGTTAAAACTGCGGAGTTTCGGGTTGTAGAAGTCCCAGTTCATTGTGTATCTGGTTTCTTATAA
- a CDS encoding DEAD/DEAH box helicase: MTDMTNYYGRLFTHHQLTETERLQAKTIPSQTPHYTCFRCATLFEEKHCLPNGALYCRECILLGRVRTDEDLYYFPQQPFPSQRSLKWEGELTTWQQEISDGLRQNFKERKATLVHAVTGAGKTEMIYQLVADVIDGGGAVCLASPRIDVCIELYKRLQKDFACPISLLHGTSEPYFRTPLVIATTHQLLKFYRAFDLILIDEVDAFPYVDNPMLYRAVENAVKADGVIMFLTATSTDELEKKVQSGTLHRLRLPRRFHGNPLVVPQKTWLSQFEAQLKKKKITPKLLSKIAEQRKTGYPLLIFLPEIRMGQSFAQLLEKDFQDQGIGFVSSQTDNRLEIVEQFRRREIGILVTTTILERGVTFPCVDVFVVQANHALYTSSSLIQIAGRVGRSMERPTGDLLFFHDGSNRAIEKAIREIRLMNKEAGYDSVPTVPASS; encoded by the coding sequence ATGACAGATATGACAAATTACTATGGGAGATTGTTTACCCACCATCAATTGACGGAAACAGAGCGACTGCAAGCTAAAACGATACCAAGCCAAACACCGCATTATACGTGTTTTCGCTGTGCAACTCTATTTGAAGAAAAGCACTGCTTGCCAAATGGAGCTCTGTACTGTCGAGAATGTATACTATTGGGACGTGTACGGACAGATGAAGATTTGTACTATTTTCCTCAGCAACCATTTCCTTCTCAACGCTCTCTCAAGTGGGAAGGTGAATTAACCACTTGGCAGCAAGAAATTTCAGATGGACTACGACAGAATTTCAAAGAAAGAAAAGCTACTTTAGTACATGCAGTAACAGGAGCTGGAAAGACAGAGATGATTTACCAGCTGGTTGCTGATGTGATTGATGGAGGTGGCGCAGTTTGCTTGGCCAGTCCGCGGATTGACGTTTGTATCGAATTGTATAAGAGGTTGCAGAAAGATTTTGCCTGTCCAATTAGCCTCTTACATGGGACCTCGGAGCCATATTTTCGGACACCTTTAGTTATTGCGACCACACATCAATTGCTCAAATTTTATCGAGCTTTTGATTTGATTTTGATTGATGAAGTGGATGCTTTTCCCTATGTCGACAATCCTATGCTGTATCGTGCAGTAGAAAATGCCGTTAAAGCAGATGGAGTAATCATGTTTTTGACGGCAACTTCGACAGATGAATTAGAGAAAAAAGTTCAATCAGGAACCCTTCATCGTCTGCGTTTACCACGGCGGTTTCATGGTAACCCACTAGTTGTTCCACAAAAGACGTGGCTGTCACAGTTTGAAGCACAGCTAAAAAAGAAAAAGATAACTCCAAAATTACTTAGTAAGATAGCAGAGCAACGAAAAACAGGATACCCACTGCTGATTTTTTTGCCTGAGATTCGTATGGGACAATCTTTTGCCCAGTTGCTGGAAAAGGATTTCCAAGATCAAGGGATTGGCTTTGTGTCCAGTCAGACAGATAATCGATTGGAAATCGTTGAGCAATTTCGACGCCGGGAAATCGGGATTCTTGTCACAACAACCATCTTAGAACGAGGAGTGACCTTTCCTTGTGTAGATGTGTTTGTTGTACAAGCTAACCACGCTCTCTACACCTCTTCTTCGCTCATTCAGATTGCTGGAAGGGTAGGGCGCAGTATGGAGAGACCAACAGGAGATTTGCTCTTTTTTCACGATGGAAGCAACCGTGCGATTGAAAAAGCTATTCGGGAAATTCGACTAATGAACAAGGAGGCGGGATATGACAGTGTGCCTACTGTGCCAGCAAGCTCTTAA
- a CDS encoding ComF family protein — MTVCLLCQQALKKRILFSDLLLLRREQEGICSDCQEKFSPISEIHCPTCFKEGEEASCTDCLYWSNKGLEVSHESLYRYNEQMADYISRYKFIGDYLLRTVFATELRNYFKNKTDYTLVPIPISEKRMTERGFNQVTGLLSAAGVSFVELLQKEDTKKQSEKNRAERLASKQSFSILANVDVPEKIILIDDIYTTGATIQLAKQILMKNGAKAVTSFSLAR; from the coding sequence ATGACAGTGTGCCTACTGTGCCAGCAAGCTCTTAAAAAGCGCATCCTCTTTTCGGATCTCCTTCTTTTAAGGAGGGAACAAGAAGGTATCTGTAGCGATTGCCAGGAAAAATTTTCGCCTATATCGGAAATTCATTGTCCGACCTGTTTCAAAGAAGGAGAAGAAGCAAGCTGTACGGATTGTCTTTATTGGTCCAATAAAGGCTTAGAGGTCAGCCATGAAAGTCTGTATCGCTATAATGAGCAAATGGCAGACTACATTAGTCGATATAAATTTATTGGAGATTACCTGCTTCGAACAGTCTTTGCAACAGAACTGCGGAATTATTTTAAAAATAAGACCGATTATACCTTGGTCCCTATCCCAATTAGTGAGAAGAGAATGACAGAAAGGGGCTTTAATCAAGTAACGGGCCTGCTCAGTGCTGCGGGTGTATCGTTTGTTGAGCTTCTTCAAAAAGAAGATACAAAGAAGCAGTCAGAAAAAAATCGGGCAGAACGTTTGGCGTCAAAGCAATCTTTTTCAATTCTGGCTAACGTAGACGTTCCTGAAAAAATTATCCTCATTGATGATATTTACACAACAGGTGCGACCATACAGCTGGCAAAGCAAATCCTAATGAAAAATGGTGCGAAAGCCGTCACGAGTTTTTCACTAGCTCGTTAG
- the hpf gene encoding ribosome hibernation-promoting factor, HPF/YfiA family — translation MIKFSVRGENIEVTEALRSYVEEKVAKIEKYFHADQELNAKVNLKVYRDKRSKVEVTIPLGSITLRAEDISQDMYGSIDLVVDKIERQIRRNKTKIEKKNRQKVSTSQLFTDELVEQVEEEVKVVRTKQVDLKPMDLEEAILQLELLGHDFFIYTDAKDSTTNVIYKREDGGLGLLEVK, via the coding sequence ATGATTAAATTTAGCGTTCGTGGAGAGAACATTGAAGTAACAGAAGCGCTCCGTAGCTATGTCGAAGAAAAAGTAGCAAAGATTGAAAAATACTTCCATGCAGACCAAGAGTTAAATGCAAAAGTAAATCTAAAAGTTTATCGCGATAAACGCTCAAAAGTTGAGGTGACCATTCCGTTAGGGTCAATTACACTTCGTGCAGAAGATATTTCTCAAGACATGTATGGGTCAATTGATTTGGTAGTGGATAAGATTGAACGTCAAATTCGCCGCAACAAAACAAAGATTGAAAAGAAAAATCGCCAAAAAGTATCAACTAGTCAATTGTTTACAGATGAGTTAGTTGAGCAAGTGGAAGAAGAAGTAAAAGTTGTCCGTACAAAACAAGTCGATTTGAAGCCAATGGATCTGGAAGAAGCCATCTTACAACTAGAATTGTTGGGACATGATTTCTTCATCTACACAGATGCCAAAGATAGCACAACAAATGTTATTTACAAGCGTGAAGATGGTGGACTTGGCCTCCTAGAAGTAAAATAA
- the pbp3 gene encoding D-alanyl-D-alanine carboxypeptidase PBP3, translating to MKRLLLISLLVLFSLTPPLSVAALEQYRTEAKHSIAIEATTGKILYEQDATTPTSIASITNLLTAYLVYEAIEEGKMDMATPVTISDYAYNLTVTSPVTNLPLDARSYTVKELLEASLIASANSATIALAEKVAGNEAAFVDKMKEKVASWGISDATLVNATGLTNDLLGDNRYPGTKDDAENLLSALDVAIIARRLVLDYPQILSITSKPSFKMNGTLYYGTNWMLKGNSYEREGLDGLKTASGTSMVATSVENDMRVITVVLHTTEGETYPEKRFTETTNLLNYSYQYFKPLTLVEAGKPYHDSQITIFNGKKATISAVAADDFVVVKRVRNKNEVMAETNGLDTVWNAPIEKKTVVGTLTLTDSDLIGHGYVQQQPSIDLLAEDDVAPASWPASWWNYFVRYVNEKL from the coding sequence ATGAAACGACTCTTGCTGATCAGTCTATTAGTGCTGTTCAGTTTAACTCCCCCACTTTCTGTAGCTGCTCTCGAGCAATACCGGACAGAAGCCAAACACTCGATTGCCATTGAGGCAACTACAGGAAAAATCCTTTACGAGCAAGATGCGACTACTCCCACCAGTATTGCGTCCATCACCAATCTCCTAACAGCTTATCTAGTCTATGAAGCTATTGAAGAAGGAAAGATGGATATGGCTACCCCTGTGACGATTTCAGACTACGCTTATAACCTGACTGTCACTTCCCCTGTGACCAATCTCCCACTTGATGCGCGTTCTTATACTGTAAAAGAACTGCTAGAGGCCTCTCTTATCGCATCTGCCAACAGCGCCACAATTGCACTTGCAGAAAAAGTGGCAGGGAACGAAGCAGCTTTTGTTGATAAGATGAAGGAAAAAGTAGCTTCTTGGGGTATTTCAGATGCGACATTGGTGAACGCTACTGGTTTAACCAATGACCTACTAGGTGACAATCGCTATCCTGGCACAAAAGACGATGCAGAAAATTTGCTCTCAGCCCTCGATGTCGCCATCATCGCTCGCCGACTTGTTCTTGACTATCCACAAATTCTTTCGATTACATCTAAGCCATCCTTCAAGATGAATGGTACCCTCTACTACGGGACAAACTGGATGTTAAAAGGAAATAGCTACGAACGAGAGGGGCTAGATGGATTAAAAACAGCTTCCGGTACCTCAATGGTCGCTACGAGCGTGGAAAATGACATGCGTGTGATTACTGTCGTCTTACACACGACTGAAGGCGAGACTTATCCCGAAAAACGCTTCACAGAAACGACTAATCTTCTAAACTATTCTTATCAATATTTTAAACCATTAACGCTGGTTGAAGCTGGAAAACCCTATCACGATAGCCAGATTACTATTTTCAACGGAAAAAAAGCCACCATTTCTGCCGTAGCAGCTGACGACTTTGTCGTTGTGAAACGAGTGCGGAACAAGAATGAAGTCATGGCCGAGACGAACGGGCTCGACACAGTTTGGAATGCTCCTATTGAAAAGAAAACGGTAGTGGGAACATTGACGCTCACAGACTCTGACCTCATCGGTCACGGATATGTGCAGCAACAACCCAGCATCGACTTACTAGCCGAAGACGATGTCGCACCTGCATCTTGGCCCGCATCCTGGTGGAACTACTTTGTCCGCTATGTCAATGAAAAATTGTAA
- a CDS encoding oligopeptide ABC transporter substrate-binding protein — MKKSTKMLALAGVTLLSVATLAACGSKSSSSKEAAKTNLSFPTEVTHDGTAIKGGQLNYAIVSPAAATGLLIDELADNALDLAFAGMVDESMFGYDGNRKLNDSGLAKVDFDVEAKKLTVSLTGKDYKWSDGEPFTIDDYIFTIEKMADKDYEGVRFDDSYTNIVGMDEFVAGKADKISGIEKVDDYTAVLTVKEMNPSMQYAGGTVPHFVMPKHIYKDIAVKDWATSEYSRTAKTVGLGKFKIKDIVNGESITYVPNEYYFKGKPKVDTLKVDIVSPDTIVSEMKAGHYDLAEMPEDQFDSYKDLKNLTLVGEVSSSYEYLSFNFGTYDKEAKKSVPNPNAKMNDVKLRQAMGYALDTKTAGEKLYNGLYHPANSLLISFFGDLHDSELEGYTYNPEKAKQLLDEAGYKDVDGDGIREGKDGKPFKISLAARKRTETNEALVEQYIAWWKEVGLNVELYTGRTIELNSFYEMVKANDANIDAYLGGFGTGYDPLPKVWGPTNAFNMSRYVSDENTKLLEAMASVESFDEKKNLENYKKWQENAFKEAFAIPLFESETITAVNKRVKYYDTYKGSDTKSALEQIELTADKGIAE; from the coding sequence ATGAAAAAGTCGACTAAAATGCTCGCTCTTGCAGGTGTGACATTGTTATCAGTTGCAACACTTGCGGCTTGTGGTTCAAAAAGCTCATCTAGCAAGGAAGCTGCTAAAACAAACCTATCATTTCCAACAGAAGTGACTCATGATGGTACTGCGATTAAAGGCGGACAATTGAACTATGCTATTGTATCTCCAGCAGCAGCTACGGGTTTGTTGATTGATGAATTGGCAGATAATGCGCTTGACCTTGCCTTTGCTGGTATGGTCGATGAGAGCATGTTTGGCTACGATGGCAACCGTAAGCTCAACGATTCAGGTCTTGCAAAGGTAGATTTTGATGTTGAAGCAAAGAAATTGACCGTTAGCTTGACTGGTAAAGACTACAAGTGGTCTGATGGGGAGCCATTTACAATCGACGACTATATCTTCACCATTGAAAAGATGGCTGATAAAGATTATGAAGGTGTCCGTTTTGATGACTCGTATACAAACATCGTCGGAATGGACGAATTTGTAGCTGGAAAAGCAGACAAAATTTCAGGTATTGAAAAGGTTGATGATTACACTGCTGTTCTTACTGTAAAAGAAATGAACCCTTCTATGCAGTATGCAGGTGGTACTGTGCCACACTTTGTCATGCCAAAACACATCTATAAAGATATTGCAGTAAAAGACTGGGCGACAAGCGAATACTCACGTACAGCTAAAACAGTTGGTTTGGGTAAATTTAAAATCAAAGACATTGTCAATGGTGAATCGATCACTTATGTACCAAATGAATACTATTTCAAGGGCAAACCAAAAGTTGATACATTAAAAGTGGACATTGTTTCACCAGATACCATTGTATCAGAAATGAAAGCGGGTCATTATGACCTTGCGGAAATGCCTGAAGATCAGTTTGATTCTTATAAGGATTTGAAAAACCTCACACTTGTCGGAGAAGTTTCTAGTTCTTATGAATACCTATCATTTAACTTTGGTACCTATGACAAAGAAGCTAAGAAGAGTGTTCCAAACCCAAATGCTAAGATGAATGATGTGAAATTGCGTCAAGCGATGGGCTATGCTCTTGATACCAAGACAGCAGGAGAAAAACTTTACAACGGTTTGTATCACCCAGCAAACTCTCTTCTCATCTCATTCTTTGGTGATTTACACGATTCAGAATTAGAAGGCTACACATACAATCCAGAAAAAGCAAAACAATTACTTGATGAAGCTGGCTACAAAGACGTAGATGGAGACGGTATCCGTGAAGGTAAGGATGGTAAACCATTTAAGATTAGCCTTGCAGCGCGTAAACGGACAGAAACCAATGAAGCGCTTGTAGAGCAGTACATCGCTTGGTGGAAAGAAGTCGGATTAAACGTTGAGCTTTATACAGGACGTACAATCGAGTTGAACTCATTCTACGAGATGGTTAAAGCAAATGATGCCAATATCGACGCTTACCTCGGAGGATTTGGTACTGGTTATGATCCACTTCCTAAAGTATGGGGACCAACGAATGCATTCAACATGTCTCGTTATGTATCAGATGAAAATACAAAACTACTCGAAGCAATGGCTTCAGTTGAATCGTTCGACGAGAAGAAAAATCTTGAAAACTACAAGAAATGGCAAGAAAATGCCTTCAAGGAAGCATTTGCAATCCCATTGTTTGAATCAGAAACCATTACTGCGGTTAACAAACGTGTGAAATACTACGATACTTATAAAGGTTCAGATACTAAATCAGCACTTGAACAAATTGAGTTGACTGCTGATAAAGGTATCGCTGAGTAA
- a CDS encoding ABC transporter ATP-binding protein, which translates to MTNAKPLLEIKDLHVGFRIGDEFYDAVDGVSINLQKNEILAIVGESGCGKSTLATTIMGLHNPLNTKIEGQIQYQDTELVGMSEADYNKIRGNDIGMIFQDPLASLNPLMTIGAQIDEALYYHTDMNAEQRTARVLELLEQVGIPNPKRTFKQYPHELSGGMRQRIVIAIALSCKPPIIIADEPTTALDVTIQAQILDLLNEIQAETGSGIILITHDLGVVAETADRVAVMYGGQFVEVAPVEELFTNPKHPYTRSLLKSNPQSSDEGGDLHVIDGTVPPLTKMPRTGCRFASRIPWISSEAHEENPTMHEVGPNHFVRCTCHETFYFEEEAN; encoded by the coding sequence GTGACAAATGCAAAACCGCTTTTAGAGATTAAGGACCTACACGTCGGTTTCCGTATTGGCGATGAATTTTATGATGCCGTTGATGGTGTGTCAATTAATCTACAAAAAAATGAAATTTTAGCAATTGTAGGAGAATCTGGTTGTGGAAAATCCACGTTAGCAACCACTATTATGGGACTTCACAATCCATTGAATACAAAGATTGAGGGACAAATTCAATACCAAGATACAGAACTGGTTGGAATGAGCGAGGCGGATTATAACAAGATTCGTGGAAATGATATCGGAATGATTTTCCAAGATCCATTGGCTTCCTTAAATCCATTGATGACCATTGGTGCCCAAATTGATGAAGCCTTGTACTACCATACGGATATGAACGCAGAACAGCGGACAGCTCGTGTCTTGGAACTACTGGAACAAGTAGGAATTCCAAATCCAAAACGAACTTTTAAGCAGTATCCACACGAACTATCAGGCGGAATGCGTCAACGGATTGTGATTGCGATTGCCTTGTCATGTAAACCGCCGATTATTATTGCAGATGAGCCAACGACTGCCTTAGATGTGACGATTCAAGCACAAATTTTGGATTTGTTAAATGAAATCCAAGCAGAAACTGGTTCAGGAATTATCTTAATCACACACGATTTGGGTGTCGTAGCAGAGACCGCAGACCGTGTAGCGGTTATGTACGGTGGACAATTCGTAGAAGTTGCGCCAGTTGAAGAATTATTTACTAATCCAAAACATCCTTATACACGCTCATTGCTGAAGTCAAATCCACAATCGAGTGATGAGGGGGGCGACCTGCACGTTATTGACGGGACAGTTCCTCCATTGACGAAAATGCCTCGTACTGGTTGTCGATTTGCATCGCGTATTCCTTGGATTAGTTCAGAAGCTCATGAAGAAAATCCAACAATGCATGAAGTAGGACCAAACCACTTTGTTCGTTGTACTTGCCATGAGACATTCTATTTTGAGGAGGAAGCGAACTAA
- a CDS encoding ATP-binding cassette domain-containing protein translates to MGFIEVKDLKVHYPIRSGFFNRVTDHVYAVDGVNLEFEEGKTYGLVGESGSGKSTIGKTIIGLERSTAGQIIYEGQDVTNKPRRKKGNFNRDVQMIFQDSLSSFNPKKRILDIIAEPIRNFDRLSPDEEKKRVLQLLDTIGLTEEALVKYPHEFSGGQRQRIGVARALASNPRLIIADEPVSALDLSVQAQVLNYMKRIQDEYKLSYLFISHDLGVVQHMCDELYIMYRGRFVETGNKEDIYNNPQHIYTKRLLSAIPSIDPLNRKENKQRRLASEAEYQEKQSIFYDENGRVFDLTNFSATHRVALPAAKGGN, encoded by the coding sequence ATGGGATTTATTGAAGTAAAAGATTTAAAAGTTCATTACCCTATCCGTAGTGGCTTCTTTAACCGTGTAACAGACCATGTTTACGCAGTGGATGGTGTAAACCTTGAATTTGAAGAAGGAAAAACCTACGGACTTGTAGGAGAATCTGGTTCAGGGAAATCAACAATCGGGAAGACGATTATTGGTTTGGAGCGTTCAACTGCTGGGCAGATTATTTATGAAGGCCAAGATGTGACCAATAAACCGCGTCGTAAAAAAGGAAACTTTAACCGCGATGTCCAAATGATTTTCCAAGATTCTCTCTCTAGTTTCAACCCGAAAAAACGGATTTTGGATATCATTGCCGAGCCTATTCGCAACTTTGATCGCTTGTCACCAGATGAAGAAAAGAAGAGAGTTCTTCAATTGTTGGATACGATTGGGTTAACAGAAGAAGCACTGGTAAAATATCCGCATGAATTTTCAGGTGGACAACGTCAACGGATTGGTGTTGCACGTGCCTTGGCAAGTAATCCTCGGTTGATTATTGCAGATGAACCGGTATCTGCCTTGGACTTGTCTGTGCAAGCGCAAGTGTTGAACTATATGAAACGCATTCAAGACGAGTACAAGTTGAGCTATCTGTTTATTTCGCATGACCTCGGAGTTGTTCAACACATGTGTGATGAGCTCTATATTATGTATCGTGGACGTTTTGTAGAGACTGGAAATAAAGAGGACATTTATAACAATCCACAGCATATCTATACCAAACGCCTATTATCTGCTATTCCAAGTATCGATCCACTCAATCGCAAGGAGAATAAGCAACGCCGTTTAGCGTCAGAAGCAGAATATCAGGAAAAACAAAGTATTTTCTACGATGAAAATGGTCGTGTGTTTGATTTGACAAATTTCTCAGCAACTCATCGTGTTGCTTTGCCAGCTGCGAAAGGAGGTAACTAA
- the opp4B gene encoding oligopeptide ABC transporter permease, which produces MWKTILRRLLLMVPQIIILSVIAFAFAKLMPGDPFTGQIDPSIDPEAIERLRIQYGYYDPIHIQYFRWVGNVLHGDFGQSVFFKQPVMTIIGQRLSNTIWLSLLTMVLTYLIALPLGMIAGRYQNSVADKVINVYNFLTFSTPTFIFAILLLWLFGFSLGWFPTRGTVASGLTGLGAIISRLHHMILPALTLAILSTTSTIQYLRTGIIDAKNQDYVRTARAKGVPEKVVYNRHIFRNSILPIAAFLGYELTGLIGGSIFVENIFTYPGMGQLFISSLSGRDYSVILALLLMFGFGTLLGTLLSDIIMSIVDPRIRIK; this is translated from the coding sequence ATGTGGAAAACAATATTACGGCGCTTACTACTCATGGTGCCTCAAATTATCATTCTTAGTGTCATTGCCTTCGCCTTTGCTAAGTTGATGCCGGGAGATCCATTTACAGGTCAGATTGACCCAAGTATTGACCCAGAAGCAATCGAACGATTGCGCATCCAGTACGGTTACTATGATCCAATTCACATCCAATATTTCAGATGGGTTGGCAATGTCTTACATGGAGATTTTGGTCAAAGTGTTTTCTTTAAACAACCAGTTATGACCATTATCGGCCAACGTCTAAGTAATACAATCTGGCTATCCCTTTTAACAATGGTGCTTACCTATTTGATTGCTTTACCACTTGGTATGATTGCGGGACGTTATCAAAATTCTGTAGCAGATAAGGTTATCAATGTCTACAATTTCTTGACTTTTTCAACACCAACATTTATCTTTGCTATTCTTCTATTATGGTTGTTTGGTTTTTCACTTGGCTGGTTCCCAACGCGTGGAACAGTAGCTTCTGGTTTGACAGGTTTGGGAGCTATCATTAGTCGTTTGCACCACATGATCTTGCCTGCCTTGACATTAGCCATTCTATCAACAACGAGTACGATTCAGTATCTCAGAACGGGTATCATTGATGCGAAAAACCAAGATTATGTTCGTACAGCTCGTGCCAAAGGTGTACCAGAAAAAGTGGTATATAACCGTCACATTTTCCGTAACTCAATCTTGCCGATTGCGGCTTTCTTGGGATATGAATTAACAGGGCTAATTGGTGGTTCTATCTTCGTTGAAAATATTTTCACTTATCCTGGTATGGGGCAACTCTTTATTTCATCACTTTCAGGTCGTGATTACAGTGTCATTTTAGCCCTCTTGCTCATGTTTGGTTTTGGAACCTTACTAGGGACCTTGCTGTCTGATATTATCATGAGTATTGTAGACCCACGAATTCGGATTAAGTAG
- a CDS encoding ABC transporter permease, which produces MSKDKKLDKNTASTPPGGLRVIAREFAKDKVALVSLFLLVAILVGVFVGAILLNQEEVMKVNLLGRYLEPGIDGHILGTDEGGKDILGQLIIGARNSIVIGFSITIITSIVGVSLGIVAGYYGGRFDGFLMRIVDFILILPSLMMIIVFVTVVKNYTIYHFIFIMSLFAWTYKARLFRTRTLSEASLDYVNASKTLGTSDFMIMFREILPNLSSLIIVNLTLNFAGNIGIETSLTYLGFGLPATVPSLGTLISNARNADILENKTWIWLPAAVFILVMMLCINYIGQALQRAADAKQRLG; this is translated from the coding sequence GTGAGTAAAGATAAAAAATTAGATAAAAACACGGCATCTACTCCTCCAGGGGGATTACGTGTTATTGCTAGAGAATTTGCAAAAGATAAAGTAGCGTTGGTTTCGCTATTTCTATTAGTAGCTATCTTAGTTGGAGTATTTGTCGGGGCGATTCTTCTTAATCAGGAAGAAGTAATGAAAGTAAACCTGCTTGGACGCTACCTAGAGCCGGGTATAGATGGTCATATCTTAGGAACAGACGAGGGTGGTAAAGATATTTTGGGCCAACTGATTATCGGGGCTCGTAATTCAATTGTGATTGGATTCTCTATTACCATTATTACAAGTATTGTTGGGGTCTCGCTTGGTATCGTTGCTGGTTACTACGGTGGCCGATTCGATGGCTTCTTAATGCGAATTGTTGACTTTATCTTGATTTTGCCAAGCTTGATGATGATTATTGTATTTGTTACGGTCGTTAAAAACTATACAATTTATCACTTTATCTTTATTATGAGTTTATTTGCTTGGACATATAAGGCAAGGCTTTTCAGAACAAGAACTCTATCTGAAGCAAGTCTAGACTACGTGAACGCTTCGAAAACCTTGGGAACAAGTGATTTCATGATTATGTTCCGTGAGATTTTGCCAAACCTTAGTTCTTTGATTATTGTTAACCTTACATTGAACTTTGCAGGAAATATCGGGATTGAAACTTCCCTTACATACTTAGGTTTCGGTCTTCCTGCAACTGTACCAAGTTTGGGAACCTTGATTTCAAATGCTCGAAATGCAGATATCTTAGAAAATAAAACATGGATTTGGCTACCAGCTGCAGTCTTTATCTTAGTGATGATGTTGTGCATCAATTATATTGGGCAAGCTCTTCAACGAGCTGCCGATGCAAAACAAAGACTCGGTTAG
- a CDS encoding helix-turn-helix domain-containing protein — MNATQEQITELKSALKAKHLSAYHKRIQAVYLRSQKLTYKAISDLIGLSHDTIWRLVKKYEQEGLSALTHDARGGRHRSYLTYEEEKAFLEEQFVGSASDQFVTIAEMHEAYQTKIGKQTTREGFYALLKRHGWRKVTPRPEHPKKADAKTILASKNKIYLQEDEKAL; from the coding sequence ATGAACGCTACACAAGAACAAATCACAGAACTCAAATCAGCTCTCAAGGCTAAACACCTCTCTGCCTATCACAAACGGATTCAAGCGGTCTATTTACGCTCTCAAAAGTTGACCTACAAGGCCATTTCTGACTTAATCGGTTTATCTCATGATACGATTTGGCGTTTGGTGAAAAAATATGAACAAGAAGGCCTCTCTGCCCTTACCCATGATGCACGAGGGGGGCGTCATCGTTCTTATCTTACTTACGAAGAAGAAAAAGCATTCTTAGAAGAACAGTTTGTTGGTAGTGCTTCAGACCAATTTGTCACTATTGCAGAAATGCACGAGGCTTATCAAACTAAAATTGGGAAACAAACGACGCGAGAAGGGTTTTATGCACTGTTGAAGCGTCACGGTTGGCGCAAAGTAACACCAAGACCTGAACACCCTAAAAAGGCAGATGCCAAAACGATTTTGGCGTCTAAAAATAAAATCTACCTTCAAGAAGACGAGAAAGCGCTTTAA